ATGGCGGCTACTCTACGCGGCTCGGCCCCATTGTCCCCCGGAGGCGCGGGCGAGGTTTTTGGCTTCGAGGCGGGTCAGGCCGCCGAGGATGTGAGGGATCGGCAGGCCTGCGACGTCGGTGAGTCTGCTGGGGGTGGTGAGCCCTCGTTTGGGGAGGGCGTCGTAGATGCGGCGGTCGGCTTCGCTCATGTGGTCCAGGGGGTTCTCAGCGTCCGTGCGGAGGGGCAGTTCGGGCTGCTGGGCTCGTGGGTCGGTGGGGTGAGCTGAGGCGCTGGCGATGAGGCTGATGACTTCGGCGGGGTCAGTGACGAGTTGGGCCGGGGTTTCGCGCAGGAGCCGGTGGGTGCCGGCTGAGGCGGCGGAGCGGACGCTGCCGGGGAAGGCTCCGACGGGCCGGCCGATGCTGAGTGCGTGGTGGGCGGTGGAGAGCGCCCCGGAGCGTGCTCGGGCTTCGACGACGACGCTGGCGGCGGAGAGTCCGGCGATGATGCGGTTCCGGTGCAGGAACCGGTGCCGGGTGGGGCTGGAGCCGGGCGGCAGCTCGGAGAGAAGGACTCCTCGCTGCGTGACGGCGCGCAGCAGCTCTTCGTTTCCGGCCGGGTAGAGGCGATCCGCTCCCCCGGCGAGCACGGCGATGGTGGGTGCGACGTGTGTCTCCTCGGGCTGTTCGGCGCGGAGGGCCCCCCGGTGAGCGGCGGCGTCGATGCCGTAGGCGCCGCCGGAGATGATGGTGACGCCGTGGCCGGAGAGGTCTTGGGCGAGCTCATGGGCGATACGGCCCCCGTAGTCGGTCATCTCCCGGGCGCCGACGACGGCGAAGCCGCGGTGGGCTTCGGGCATCCGCTGGGCCAGCTCCGCCATCGGCTCATGGCCGGGCTCTGCTCGCGTTCGGGTGCGGAACCAGAGTCCGATGGGCCCGGCGGGATGAAGATCCTGCAGCTGGGCGGGCCACGAGGAGTCCTCGGGAATGAGAAGGCCGCCGCCGAGCTGCCGAATGCGGTGCAGGTCACGGGCCCCGTCGGCTCGTGGGGCGCGGGTGCGCCATCGCTCCAGGCCGTGGCTGAGGGAGCGTTGCCGCAGGCCCAGGCCGACGAGCTCGGCTGCTTCGGCGATGCGCTGCTGCTGGGCTGCCGGAGCCGGTCCTCCGCTGCGGATCAGGTCCCAGGCGGTTTCCGGGCCGAGCTCTGCGACGGTCAGGCAGCCGAGGAGATCTCCTGGCTCGATGACGCGGCTGAGACTGGCCCGGGCTGTCCGAACGGCTGTGTCCTGGGTGCTCATCGGGCAGCTCCTGTGCTCAGGCGCAGCTGCACAGCGATGTCGAGATCCTCCGCTTCTGGGCGCTCTCTGCCGGCGATGTCGGTCAGGGTCCAGGCGAGCCGGAGAATGCGGACGTAGCCGCGCAGGGAGATCAGGGCTCGGTCCAGGGCGTCGTCTAGCTGGCCTGTCACGGTTTTGGGGAGCCTCAGGTCTTCGGTGAGCAGCTTCAGGGGTGCCTGGCTGTTCATCGCCAGCCCGTAGGGCGCCAGTCGATGAGCCTGCCGTTCGCGGGCCTGCATCACCCGGGTGAGGACCTGACCGGAGGTCTCCCCAGGCTCGGCGAGCGCGAGGGAGGCCGAGCGGGGGCGCTCGATGTGGATCTGCAGGTCGATGCGGTCCAGCAGCGGCCCGGAGATGCAGCTGAGGTAGCCGCGCCGTTGGGTCACGGTGCAGGTGCACTGCAGACCGCTGCCGGTGCTCATGCCGCAGGGGCATGGGTTCGCTGCGAGCACGAGCTGGAACCGAGCGGGATAGGTGACCTGCCCGGCAGAGCGCTGAAGGCTGATCCGTCCTGTTTCCAGGGGCTGCCGGAGGGAGTCGAGGACCTGCCGCTGGAACTCGGGGGCCTCGTCGAGGAAGAGCACCCCGTGGTGGGCCCGGGTGACGGCCCCGGGGTTGGGAATGCGGGCGCCCCCGCCGACGATTGCGGCCGCGGAGGCGCTGTGATGCGGGGCCTCGAAGGGCGGGGTGCGCTGCAGGCTGGTCAGCGGCTCCCGGGCGCTGGTGCTGATGGAGGCGATAGCGGTGGCCTCCATGGCCTGCTCGTCCTGAAGGGGCGGGAGGATGGAGGGCAGCCGTTCGGCCAGCATCGTCTTGCCGGCCCCGGGCGCTCCGATGAGCAGCAGGTTGTGGCCCCCTGCGGCTGCCATTTCCAGGGCGAAGCGGGCTTCGGCCTGTCCGCGGATGTCGGACAGGTCGGGTCCCGGATGAGTGGACTCATGGTCGGTTGGCTCGGCTGCTCCGATATGGCGGATGATGCCGGCGTCGCCGCGGAGAGGAATCTCATCAGCGCCAGGGGTGCGGAATGCGGCTGCAACGTCGAGGACGTGGCGTGCCGAGATCACCTCCACCCCTGGTACGAACGCGGCCTCAGCGGCGTTCTCCCGTGCGACGACCACGGCCTGGAGCCCAGCTTTGGCGGCGGCTGCGACGGCCGGCAGCACTCCTCTGACAGGCCGAAGCCGCCCGTCGAGCCCCAGTTCGGCGAGGAAGAGGACCTGTTCGGTGCCGGTCACCCTGCCGTCTGCGGCCCACGCGCTGACCAGGATCGCGAGATCCAGGCCGGACCCGGCTTTGGGCAGGGAGGCGGGAAAGAGGTTCACGGTCAGC
The sequence above is drawn from the Nesterenkonia populi genome and encodes:
- a CDS encoding YifB family Mg chelatase-like AAA ATPase, with product MSRAPAAAPLREMGRARAAVLIGAEGHLIEVEADIGQSLPAFVLLGLPDAALRESQDRVRSAAKNAGLDLPARKLTVNLFPASLPKAGSGLDLAILVSAWAADGRVTGTEQVLFLAELGLDGRLRPVRGVLPAVAAAAKAGLQAVVVARENAAEAAFVPGVEVISARHVLDVAAAFRTPGADEIPLRGDAGIIRHIGAAEPTDHESTHPGPDLSDIRGQAEARFALEMAAAGGHNLLLIGAPGAGKTMLAERLPSILPPLQDEQAMEATAIASISTSAREPLTSLQRTPPFEAPHHSASAAAIVGGGARIPNPGAVTRAHHGVLFLDEAPEFQRQVLDSLRQPLETGRISLQRSAGQVTYPARFQLVLAANPCPCGMSTGSGLQCTCTVTQRRGYLSCISGPLLDRIDLQIHIERPRSASLALAEPGETSGQVLTRVMQARERQAHRLAPYGLAMNSQAPLKLLTEDLRLPKTVTGQLDDALDRALISLRGYVRILRLAWTLTDIAGRERPEAEDLDIAVQLRLSTGAAR
- a CDS encoding DNA-processing protein DprA, translated to MSTQDTAVRTARASLSRVIEPGDLLGCLTVAELGPETAWDLIRSGGPAPAAQQQRIAEAAELVGLGLRQRSLSHGLERWRTRAPRADGARDLHRIRQLGGGLLIPEDSSWPAQLQDLHPAGPIGLWFRTRTRAEPGHEPMAELAQRMPEAHRGFAVVGAREMTDYGGRIAHELAQDLSGHGVTIISGGAYGIDAAAHRGALRAEQPEETHVAPTIAVLAGGADRLYPAGNEELLRAVTQRGVLLSELPPGSSPTRHRFLHRNRIIAGLSAASVVVEARARSGALSTAHHALSIGRPVGAFPGSVRSAASAGTHRLLRETPAQLVTDPAEVISLIASASAHPTDPRAQQPELPLRTDAENPLDHMSEADRRIYDALPKRGLTTPSRLTDVAGLPIPHILGGLTRLEAKNLARASGGQWGRAA